A window of Sinimarinibacterium sp. NLF-5-8 genomic DNA:
ACCTGCTGGACACGCCGGTGCGTACCGAAGTGGTCAGCCGCGCGGAAATGGCGCGCACCCAGGCGCGCACGCTCAAGCAGGCACTGGAAAATGTGCCGGGGCTGCTGATTACCGAAGTGCACGGCAAGCCGGGCTTTGAAGTGTCGATGCAGGGTTTGTCCAGCGATCAGGTTCTGGTGCTCATCGACGGTTTGCCAATCAGCGCCAGCACCGGTTCCACGGTGGATTTGAGCCAGTACCTGATTGGCGGCGTCGATCACATCGAAGTGGTCAAGGGCGCTTCGTCCGCCCAATACGGCAGTGCGGCGATGGGCGGGGTGATCAACGTCATCACCCGCCGGTTGGCGCCGGGTTTGAACGGTCAGGTGGCGCTCGATCTGGGCAGTCACGGCGATCAAAACCCGTCTGGCGCGGCGTGGCAGCCGGCGCTGGGGCATGCCCGCGCGCAGCTTGAGGGCGGCTCCGAGGCTTGGCGCTTTCGGCTCAATGGCGATGCGCTGCGTGACGATGGTTTTACCACCGACCCTTCGGCCTGGGTGCGGCAGGGTGCCAAAATCGAGCGCAGTCAATGGGGCGCGCGCGGTCAATGGCAGCCGCAGGCCAACGCCGGGCTGTGGCTGGATGGCAGCCATTACCGCGAAAACAGCGAACAGCGCTTTGATTTTTTTGCGCCGCCCAACCTGATCCCGCGCAGCAACCGCGAGGATGTGACGCGCAACCGCATCGGCTACGGCGGCCAGTGGCGCGGCGACTCCGGCGTGCGCGCGCAGGTGCAGGGCGTCAGTGAGCGTTATCACAGCGAAGTGGGCGAGTTTTCCAACGCCGCGCTGACGCAGGCGCGCGATGCGCATCTGGGCACCGATCACCTCACCGCGCAGGTGGATTTGCCGCCGTGGCTGCGGCAATCCTGGCAGCTCGGCACCACATTCAATCGGGAAACGCTGACGCAAAGCGTCAACGGCGCCAGTGAACTCGATGGCGCGCGCGCCACCCGGCACAGCGATGAAGTGTTTGTTCAAAACGATGTGATGCTCAGCGAGCGCTGGGAGTTGTTGCTGGGCGCGCGCTGGCAAAACGACTCTGATTTTGGTGCGCACAGCGTGCCCAAGCTGGGGCTGCGCTGGAGCTGGCTGGATCAGGGCGAGTGGTCGGGACTGCTGCGCGCCAGCGTCGGCCAGGGCTATCGCGTGCCCAATCTCAAGGAGCGCCATTTTCGCTTTGACCACAGCTCGCTGGGTTATGTGGTCATTGGCAATCCGGCACTGCGGCCGGAAGCCTCCACCAGCGTGCAACTGGGTGCGCAGTTGGCGCGCAGTGAACGCGGGTCGCTGGATTTGAATCTGTTTGCCAACCGCGTGCGCGATTTGATCCAGGTGGATGAAGCGCGCGCGCCGGTGGTCAACGGCATTTCTCAGTTCAGCTACGCCAACCTCAGCCGCGCGCGCACGCAAGGGCTGGAGGCGGCGGCGCTCTGGCATCTATCGCCGGGGCTGGATTTGCGCGCGGGCTACACCTTTTTGGACAGCGAAAACCGCGACACCGGCACCCAGTTGACGCGCCGCCCCAGGCACAGTGGTCGCATCGGTGCCGATTGGTGGGTGCGCGCCGATACCGAGCTGGCGCTGCGCCTGCGGCTGCAAAGTGATGAGCTGATTTCAACCAATCCCAATAGCCAGTTGGTGGATGGCCGCTCGCCCGGTTGGGTCACGCTGGATGCCACCGTCAACTACCACTGGCGGCCTCAAACCACGCTGTTTGCCGCCGTCACCAATGCGCTCGACCGCCAGCGTGACTTTGCCGATGCCAATGATTTTTCCCCGGAAACCGGGCGGCTGATCCGCCTGGGCCTGCGCCATGACTTTGGCGCGGCGCGCGAACCCATCTGATTCCAAACCCCAAGGAGTGTGAAGTGATGAATCCCAAAATATCTGCAACGCTATTGTCAGCCTGCGCGGTCGTTTTGCTCAGTGCCTGTGATGGCAGCAGCGGCAGCAGCGAGCCGTTGCCGACCGCCACGCCGACGGCGACCCCCACGGCACCGCCGCAAACGCCCGCCGGCTTTACCCAAAAAAACGTGCAATGGACGTTTGACCTGCCGGCCAAGGATGTCGCGCTGTGCTACGACTTTGACGCGCAGCAGGCCGTGGCGTGCAGCGGCGAGGCGTGGGATCTGAAAGTCCTTGGCGGGCAGTCCAGCCCGACGTTCTGGACCAACAGCGGTGTCAGCGGCAGTGGCAAGGGCGGCGCGTTTGGCGGCCCGTTTGACCATCAGTGGAGCACGCTTTCGACCTGGGACAGCGCGCTGCTCGATCCCGAAGGCGGCGCGATTCCGCAGCAGGCGTTTACCACCGACCAGCCCAGCGGTGTTTTTACCGGCAGCAACGCCATTGGCAGCGCCGCGTTTGAATACGACCTGGATGGTTCGCGGCAGTTGTTCCCCAGCTATCG
This region includes:
- a CDS encoding TonB-dependent siderophore receptor, which translates into the protein MTLLLLALARAAGAAEAARADDPQAVARLDTLVVTGTRSEKNLLDTPVRTEVVSRAEMARTQARTLKQALENVPGLLITEVHGKPGFEVSMQGLSSDQVLVLIDGLPISASTGSTVDLSQYLIGGVDHIEVVKGASSAQYGSAAMGGVINVITRRLAPGLNGQVALDLGSHGDQNPSGAAWQPALGHARAQLEGGSEAWRFRLNGDALRDDGFTTDPSAWVRQGAKIERSQWGARGQWQPQANAGLWLDGSHYRENSEQRFDFFAPPNLIPRSNREDVTRNRIGYGGQWRGDSGVRAQVQGVSERYHSEVGEFSNAALTQARDAHLGTDHLTAQVDLPPWLRQSWQLGTTFNRETLTQSVNGASELDGARATRHSDEVFVQNDVMLSERWELLLGARWQNDSDFGAHSVPKLGLRWSWLDQGEWSGLLRASVGQGYRVPNLKERHFRFDHSSLGYVVIGNPALRPEASTSVQLGAQLARSERGSLDLNLFANRVRDLIQVDEARAPVVNGISQFSYANLSRARTQGLEAAALWHLSPGLDLRAGYTFLDSENRDTGTQLTRRPRHSGRIGADWWVRADTELALRLRLQSDELISTNPNSQLVDGRSPGWVTLDATVNYHWRPQTTLFAAVTNALDRQRDFADANDFSPETGRLIRLGLRHDFGAAREPI